A region of Acidobacteriota bacterium DNA encodes the following proteins:
- the hisF gene encoding imidazole glycerol phosphate synthase subunit HisF, protein MLSKRIIACLDVRDGQVVKGINFEGLRNAGAPAELARRYNVEGIDEVVILDVTATIEKRKALARTIDEVAREIFLPLCVGGGIRDEAHAEAAIEAGADKVSLNTAAIEKPDLLTTLARRYGSQAVIVAIDAKREGDGFRIYVRSGRQATDRDAVEWAREAAGRGAGEILLTSIDRDGTKSGFDCELTAAVSEAVPIPVIASGGAGTFDHFVDVFTVGRADAALAASIFHYAEHAVADLKTHLRASGVPVRL, encoded by the coding sequence ATGCTGTCAAAACGGATCATCGCCTGCCTCGACGTCCGCGACGGTCAGGTGGTCAAGGGAATCAACTTCGAGGGACTGCGCAATGCGGGCGCGCCGGCCGAGCTGGCCCGTCGCTACAACGTAGAAGGGATCGACGAGGTGGTGATTCTCGACGTCACCGCAACGATCGAGAAGCGGAAAGCGCTCGCCCGGACAATCGATGAAGTGGCGCGGGAGATCTTCCTGCCCCTCTGTGTCGGTGGAGGGATCCGTGACGAGGCGCACGCGGAGGCGGCCATCGAGGCGGGCGCCGACAAGGTGAGCCTGAACACCGCGGCCATCGAGAAACCCGACTTGCTCACAACGCTCGCTCGCCGGTACGGCAGCCAGGCGGTAATCGTCGCGATCGACGCGAAACGCGAAGGCGACGGATTCCGGATATATGTGCGGAGCGGCCGGCAGGCAACCGACCGCGACGCGGTGGAGTGGGCTCGCGAAGCGGCCGGCCGGGGAGCGGGCGAGATCCTCCTGACGTCGATCGATCGTGACGGGACCAAGTCGGGGTTCGATTGCGAACTGACCGCGGCGGTGTCGGAGGCCGTGCCGATCCCGGTAATCGCGTCGGGTGGGGCAGGGACCTTCGACCATTTCGTAGACGTCTTCACCGTCGGGCGGGCCGACGCGGCGCTGGCAGCGTCGATCTTCCACTACGCGGAGCATGCCGTGGCCGACCTGAAGACCCATCTGCGGGCATCCGGCGTTCCGGTCCGGTTGTGA
- the hisH gene encoding imidazole glycerol phosphate synthase subunit HisH, with protein sequence MALIDYGAGNLTSVRKALTHLGARYDTPASPAALDRVRGVIVPGVGNFDATSALDDAWRRAIADVIDRGGLLLGICLGLQWLFEGSAEASGLAGFGAMAGRCRLIEPPGAGDGPADVDRPGAQGAGQTLKVPHVGWNSLHQTRDSWVLDGIAEGDQVYFTHSYAAPVTGDCVASTTYGIEFASLVERDRLVGMQFHPEKSGDVGLRLFRNVLGRMAEAGNG encoded by the coding sequence ATCGCGTTAATCGACTATGGGGCGGGCAACCTGACGTCGGTGAGGAAAGCGCTCACGCACCTGGGGGCGCGCTACGACACGCCGGCGTCGCCCGCGGCCCTGGATCGGGTCCGGGGCGTCATCGTTCCCGGTGTCGGCAACTTCGACGCCACTTCCGCCCTCGACGACGCGTGGCGGCGGGCAATCGCGGACGTGATCGATCGCGGGGGCTTGCTGCTCGGGATCTGCCTCGGCCTGCAGTGGCTCTTCGAGGGGAGCGCGGAGGCGTCGGGGCTGGCCGGCTTCGGAGCCATGGCCGGACGTTGCCGGCTGATCGAACCGCCCGGCGCCGGGGACGGCCCAGCCGACGTGGACCGCCCCGGCGCACAGGGGGCCGGCCAGACGCTGAAGGTGCCGCACGTCGGCTGGAACAGCCTGCACCAAACGCGCGACTCCTGGGTACTGGACGGGATTGCCGAAGGAGATCAGGTCTATTTCACGCATTCCTACGCCGCACCGGTGACCGGCGACTGTGTCGCTTCCACCACTTACGGCATCGAATTCGCCAGTCTCGTCGAGCGTGACCGGCTGGTCGGGATGCAGTTCCATCCGGAAAAGTCGGGAGACGTCGGATTGCGGCTCTTCCGAAACGTCCTCGGCCGGATGGCGGAAGCCGGAAACGGATAG
- the hisB gene encoding imidazoleglycerol-phosphate dehydratase HisB, which produces MSGNRTARTAANQAAKERTVAPRAARGARTARIDRETTETRVALCLTLDGRGRYSVRTGIRFLDHMLELFARHGAFDLTVEATGDLDVDQHHTVEDIGIVLGEAVAAALGSKRGINRAGYFVMPMDETLGVAAVDLSGRVHAVTDLKLRARLVGDLQAELIADFFDGFAQGARANVHVKVLYGRSSHHRVEAVFKAFARALRVACSRDRQLGRMLPSTKELL; this is translated from the coding sequence ATGAGCGGAAACCGAACGGCTCGAACCGCCGCGAACCAGGCCGCGAAGGAACGGACGGTCGCCCCGCGCGCCGCGCGCGGCGCCCGCACGGCGCGGATCGACCGTGAAACGACCGAGACGCGGGTCGCCCTCTGCCTGACGCTCGATGGGCGGGGACGCTACAGTGTCCGGACCGGCATCCGCTTCCTCGATCACATGCTCGAGCTGTTCGCCCGGCATGGCGCGTTCGACCTGACCGTCGAGGCGACCGGCGACCTCGACGTCGATCAACATCACACGGTGGAGGACATCGGCATCGTGCTTGGCGAGGCGGTGGCGGCGGCACTCGGCTCGAAGCGGGGAATCAACCGGGCGGGCTATTTCGTCATGCCGATGGACGAGACGCTGGGTGTGGCGGCGGTCGACCTGAGCGGGCGGGTGCATGCGGTGACCGATCTCAAGCTGCGGGCTCGGCTCGTGGGCGATCTGCAAGCAGAGCTGATCGCCGACTTCTTCGACGGCTTTGCACAGGGCGCGCGCGCCAACGTGCACGTCAAGGTGCTCTACGGACGATCGAGCCACCACCGTGTCGAGGCCGTGTTCAAGGCGTTCGCACGCGCGCTGCGGGTCGCCTGCTCGCGCGACCGGCAGTTGGGCCGGATGCTGCCCAGTACGAAGGAACTGCTGTGA